One stretch of Actinomycetota bacterium DNA includes these proteins:
- a CDS encoding SDR family NAD(P)-dependent oxidoreductase yields the protein MVGNDKRIKLDELSLEGKVSLITGGTSGIGLAIAQAFALHHSQVIICGTSQPKAGRALKKVPQAKFYACDTGIHQQVKDTCMQVMDKWGKVDILVINAATEFNEEIKEIKIENWHRVMEVNLSGAFYFIKYLIGPMMEQKKGNIIVISSVASITGSGGGMHYSASKAGLKGIVNRINYELLPQGIRANLISPGVIDTPMLRKKYPDEPQTNVRLSSQVPLGRIGKPKDIANLALFLASDMSAYICGADIIVDGGRTLYRRPPGSYIGSRDTQ from the coding sequence ATGGTTGGAAATGATAAAAGAATAAAACTGGATGAGCTTAGCCTGGAAGGGAAGGTTTCTTTAATAACAGGAGGGACCAGCGGCATAGGGCTGGCCATAGCCCAGGCCTTTGCCCTACACCATTCCCAGGTTATTATATGCGGAACCAGCCAGCCTAAAGCAGGCCGGGCCTTAAAAAAAGTCCCCCAGGCTAAATTCTATGCCTGTGATACGGGCATACACCAGCAGGTAAAGGATACCTGTATGCAGGTAATGGATAAATGGGGCAAGGTAGACATACTGGTAATAAATGCAGCCACAGAATTCAACGAAGAAATAAAGGAAATAAAAATTGAAAACTGGCACCGGGTAATGGAAGTTAACCTCTCCGGCGCCTTTTATTTTATAAAATACCTGATTGGCCCCATGATGGAACAGAAGAAGGGAAATATAATTGTAATTTCTTCGGTAGCTTCCATTACAGGCTCAGGAGGAGGCATGCACTACTCAGCCTCAAAAGCAGGGCTAAAAGGCATTGTAAACCGCATAAACTACGAACTGCTGCCCCAGGGTATTAGGGCAAACCTTATCAGCCCCGGTGTAATTGATACCCCTATGCTAAGGAAAAAATACCCGGATGAGCCCCAAACCAATGTCCGGCTCAGCTCCCAGGTACCCTTGGGCCGAATAGGTAAACCAAAAGATATAGCTAACCTGGCCCTGTTTCTAGCTTCTGATATGTCTGCCTATATCTGCGGCGCAGATATAATAGTGGATGGGGGCAGGACCCTTTACAGAAGGCCTCCCGGCTCCTATATAGGAAGCCGGGACACCCA